The Blastococcus sp. HT6-4 genome window below encodes:
- a CDS encoding Na(+)/H(+) antiporter subunit C, whose translation MTPTVVLPVIIGVLYAAGVYLLLDRSLTRVLLGFLLLGNATNLLLLSSGGPAGLAPIVGYAEPAEMSDPLPQALILTAIVITFGIASFVLAIIYRSWRLVRQEVVQVDEEDRRVARRTGTDADEIDPDDLAPADRSAAHADTGVSDEDVVARLERDYAGIPSDDVELPPTRRRRR comes from the coding sequence ATGACGCCGACCGTCGTCCTGCCGGTGATCATCGGCGTGCTCTACGCCGCCGGGGTCTACCTGCTGCTCGACCGCAGCCTGACCCGCGTGCTGCTGGGCTTCCTGCTGCTGGGCAACGCCACCAACCTGCTGCTGCTGTCCTCCGGCGGCCCGGCCGGCCTCGCGCCGATCGTCGGGTACGCCGAGCCGGCGGAGATGAGCGATCCCCTGCCGCAGGCGCTGATCCTCACCGCCATCGTGATCACCTTCGGCATCGCCTCGTTCGTGCTGGCGATCATCTACCGGTCCTGGCGGCTGGTCCGGCAGGAGGTCGTGCAGGTGGACGAGGAGGACCGGCGGGTCGCCCGCCGGACGGGCACCGACGCCGACGAGATCGACCCCGACGACCTCGCGCCCGCGGACCGGTCGGCCGCGCACGCCGACACCGGGGTGAGCGACGAGGACGTCGTGGCGCGGCTCGAGCGGGATTACGCCGGCATCCCCTCCGACGACGTCGAGCTGCCCCCGACCCGTCGGAGGCGCCGGTGA
- a CDS encoding Na+/H+ antiporter subunit D translates to MTGVLAPLPVLLPLLGAAAALLVGGRHPHVQRMLSVLVLSAVLAVSVALLVLADAEGAVAVSLGGWPVPLGIVLVVDRLSALMIVVAATVALGVLVFAVGQGAADGDEETPISIFHPTFLVLIAGVANAFLAGDLFNLYVGFEILLTASYVLLTLGGSAARIRAGITYIVVSLLSSLLFLAAIALVYASTGTVNMAQLAGRLATLPEGTQLLLQSMLLIAFAIKAAVFPLSAWLPDSYPTAPAPVTAVFAGLLTKVGVYAIIRTQTLLFPGGGLDRVLMWASLATMLIGILGAVAQTDIRRILSFTLVSHIGYMIFGISLASEAGLAGAVFYVVHHIAIQTTLFLVAGLIERQGGSTSVDRLGGLATASPLLAVLFFVPAMNLAGIPPFSGFIGKLGLLQAGIADGRGLPVVVVGAGVVASLLTLLAISRVWTRAFWRPPAQPPAADTDAAAAADAGPELAPAPVPGPLDEHQPVGEKETAADDDAASLLTGTPRRVAARAAWARHTAVATAATPATDGFGGDPEGTASARPLPRVMLAATTAMVAVTVGLTAIAGPLYGVAERAAEDLRERNPYVDSVFGGEDVP, encoded by the coding sequence GTGACCGGCGTCCTCGCCCCGCTCCCCGTCCTGCTGCCGCTGCTGGGCGCCGCGGCCGCGCTGCTGGTCGGTGGGCGGCACCCGCACGTGCAGCGGATGCTGAGCGTGCTCGTGCTCAGCGCGGTGCTCGCCGTCTCCGTGGCGCTCCTGGTGCTCGCGGACGCCGAGGGTGCGGTGGCGGTGTCGCTGGGCGGCTGGCCGGTGCCGCTGGGCATCGTGCTGGTCGTCGACCGGCTGTCGGCGCTGATGATCGTGGTGGCGGCGACGGTGGCGCTCGGGGTGCTGGTCTTCGCCGTGGGGCAGGGCGCGGCCGACGGCGACGAGGAGACGCCGATCTCGATCTTCCACCCGACGTTCCTCGTGCTCATCGCCGGCGTGGCCAACGCCTTCCTGGCCGGCGACCTGTTCAACCTCTACGTCGGCTTCGAGATCCTGCTGACCGCCAGCTACGTGCTGCTGACCCTCGGCGGCTCGGCCGCCCGGATCCGTGCCGGGATCACCTACATCGTGGTCAGCCTGCTCAGCTCGCTGCTGTTCCTGGCGGCGATCGCGCTGGTCTACGCCTCGACCGGAACGGTCAACATGGCCCAGCTGGCCGGCCGGCTGGCGACGCTGCCGGAGGGCACGCAGCTGCTCCTGCAGTCGATGCTGCTGATCGCCTTCGCCATCAAGGCGGCGGTCTTCCCCCTGTCGGCCTGGCTGCCCGACAGCTACCCGACGGCGCCGGCACCGGTGACGGCGGTGTTCGCCGGCCTGCTCACCAAGGTCGGCGTCTACGCGATCATCCGCACCCAGACCCTGCTGTTCCCCGGCGGCGGGCTGGACCGGGTGCTGATGTGGGCATCGCTGGCGACGATGCTGATCGGCATCCTGGGCGCGGTGGCGCAGACCGACATCCGGCGGATCCTCTCGTTCACGCTGGTCAGCCACATCGGCTACATGATCTTCGGCATCTCCCTGGCCTCGGAGGCGGGCCTGGCCGGCGCGGTCTTCTACGTCGTCCACCACATCGCCATCCAGACGACGCTGTTCCTCGTCGCCGGGCTGATCGAGCGGCAGGGCGGCTCGACGTCCGTCGACCGCCTCGGTGGGCTGGCCACCGCGTCCCCGCTGCTCGCGGTGCTCTTCTTCGTGCCGGCGATGAACCTGGCCGGCATCCCGCCGTTCTCCGGGTTCATCGGCAAGCTGGGGCTGCTCCAGGCCGGGATCGCCGACGGCCGCGGGCTGCCGGTCGTCGTGGTAGGAGCCGGGGTGGTGGCCAGCCTGCTCACCCTGCTGGCCATCTCCCGGGTCTGGACCCGTGCCTTCTGGCGGCCGCCGGCCCAGCCGCCCGCGGCCGACACCGACGCCGCGGCCGCGGCCGACGCGGGGCCGGAGCTCGCCCCCGCTCCGGTGCCCGGCCCCCTCGACGAGCACCAGCCCGTCGGCGAGAAGGAGACCGCTGCGGACGACGACGCCGCCTCCCTGCTGACCGGCACCCCCCGGCGGGTGGCGGCGCGCGCGGCGTGGGCCCGGCACACCGCGGTGGCGACCGCCGCCACCCCGGCCACCGACGGCTTCGGCGGGGACCCGGAAGGGACGGCGTCCGCACGGCCGCTGCCCCGGGTGATGCTCGCGGCGACGACGGCGATGGTGGCGGTGACCGTCGGGCTCACCGCGATCGCCGGGCCCCTCTACGGCGTCGCCGAGCGCGCGGCGGAGGACCTCCGCGAGCGGAACCCCTACGTGGACTCCGTCTTCGGCGGGGAGGACGTGCCGTGA
- a CDS encoding Na+/H+ antiporter subunit E, with translation MSDEPSGIAHQLRHQLPLLVWLVLVWNFLWGTWSWANLLGGIAVALLVTVLLPLPPVVGGTRVRPLAFLRFLGYFLVDLVTSGAEVAWQTVRPRGIGHSAIIRVQLRTDSDLLLTILAESLTLVPGSMVIDMDRERRTLAVHVLHVEDEEDVARQRESVLAQEERVVRAFGSATEIAALGLPPGERIQGAGRLTP, from the coding sequence GTGAGCGACGAGCCGTCGGGCATCGCTCACCAGTTGCGGCACCAGCTGCCGCTGCTGGTCTGGCTGGTGCTCGTCTGGAATTTCCTGTGGGGCACGTGGTCGTGGGCCAACCTGCTCGGCGGGATCGCCGTCGCCCTGCTGGTGACCGTGCTGCTGCCGCTCCCACCGGTCGTCGGCGGCACCCGGGTGCGCCCGCTGGCCTTCCTGCGCTTCCTCGGCTACTTCCTCGTCGACCTGGTCACCTCGGGGGCGGAGGTCGCGTGGCAGACCGTCCGGCCGCGCGGGATCGGCCACAGCGCCATCATCCGGGTGCAGCTGCGCACCGACTCCGACCTGCTGCTGACGATCCTGGCCGAGTCGCTCACCCTGGTGCCCGGGTCGATGGTGATCGACATGGACCGCGAACGGCGGACCCTGGCGGTGCACGTCCTGCACGTGGAGGACGAGGAGGACGTGGCACGGCAGCGGGAGTCGGTCCTGGCCCAGGAGGAGCGGGTGGTCCGGGCCTTCGGGTCCGCGACCGAGATCGCCGCGCTCGGGCTGCCGCCGGGTGAGCGGATCCAGGGCGCGGGGAGGCTGACGCCGTGA
- a CDS encoding monovalent cation/H+ antiporter complex subunit F, protein MTVVYWLAYGMLGVGALLALVRLARGPSLLDRVVATDTLLVIIAAGLAVHAALERDPTVVPVLVVVSLLAFVGSVSVARYIGGMMLRSPEEDEPADRPAGEVTG, encoded by the coding sequence GTGACCGTCGTCTACTGGCTGGCCTACGGGATGCTGGGCGTCGGGGCGCTGCTCGCGCTGGTCCGGCTCGCCCGTGGCCCGTCGCTGCTGGACCGGGTGGTGGCCACCGACACGCTGCTGGTGATCATCGCGGCGGGGCTGGCCGTGCACGCGGCGCTGGAGCGGGACCCGACCGTCGTCCCCGTGCTGGTCGTGGTGTCGCTGCTGGCGTTCGTGGGCTCGGTGTCGGTGGCGCGCTACATCGGCGGCATGATGCTGCGCTCGCCGGAGGAGGACGAGCCGGCGGACCGGCCGGCGGGGGAGGTGACGGGGTGA
- the mnhG gene encoding monovalent cation/H(+) antiporter subunit G codes for MNDLSTAGDVVAVALLLIGSFLCLTAGLGLLRFPDVLTRMHAGTKPQVLGFLLVMLGGAIRLQGWSTTWMLLLVAVFQMLTAPVSAHMISRVAYRRRHVRRDLLLVDDLRSGESRDSVYRGDEPADAPPEQPGRALAESRREDEADREAPG; via the coding sequence GTGAACGACCTCTCCACCGCCGGTGACGTCGTCGCCGTCGCGCTGCTGCTGATCGGGTCGTTCCTGTGCCTCACCGCGGGCCTCGGGCTGCTGCGGTTCCCCGACGTCCTGACCCGGATGCACGCCGGGACCAAGCCGCAGGTCCTGGGCTTCCTGCTGGTCATGCTCGGCGGAGCCATCCGGCTGCAGGGCTGGTCGACGACCTGGATGCTGCTGCTGGTCGCGGTGTTCCAGATGCTCACCGCGCCGGTGAGCGCCCACATGATCAGCCGGGTGGCCTACCGGCGGCGGCACGTCCGGCGGGACCTGCTCCTGGTCGACGACCTGCGCAGCGGCGAGTCGCGGGACAGCGTGTACCGCGGGGACGAACCGGCCGACGCCCCGCCGGAGCAGCCGGGGCGGGCCCTGGCGGAGAGCCGCCGGGAGGACGAGGCCGACCGGGAGGCACCCGGCTGA
- the leuA gene encoding 2-isopropylmalate synthase produces MSETHPHARHPQQPSGMPIHRYAPFTPVVLPDRTWPDTVTTQAPRWCAVDLRDGNQALIDPMTPDRKRRMFELLVRMGYKEIEVGFPAASQTDYDFVRQLIEDDLVPDDVTIQVLTQARDELIERTFESLHGAKQAIVHLYNSTSTLQRRVVFGSDRAGIVDIAVHGAQVVRKLAEQMSDTEIRFEYSPESFTGTELDFAVEICNAVTDVWEPTPERPTILNLPATVEMAEPTVYADQVEWMHRNLGRRDAVVLSLHPHNDRGTAVAAAELGYRAGADRIEGCLFGNGERTGNVDLVTLGLNLFSQGIDPQIDFSDIDEIRRTVEYCNQLGVHERHPYGGDLVYTAFSGSHQDAINKGFKALEADAQAAGVPVEQQAWAVPYLPIDPKDVGRSYEAVIRVNSQSGKGGVAYIMKTENHLDLPRRLQIEFSAVVQRHTDDEGGEVTAVQMWTAFSNEYLPDPDAPWGRFALTGHRHTARGDSLDEMVVELTDRGVPVTVEGSGNGPIAAFVDALRSLDVDVRVLDYAEHAMSAGGDARAAAYVECAVGERVLWGVGIDPNIVSASLRAVVSAVNRAQR; encoded by the coding sequence ATGAGCGAGACCCACCCGCACGCCCGCCATCCCCAGCAGCCCTCGGGGATGCCGATCCACCGCTACGCGCCCTTCACCCCGGTCGTGCTGCCGGACCGCACCTGGCCGGACACCGTGACGACCCAGGCCCCGCGCTGGTGCGCGGTCGACCTGCGCGACGGCAACCAGGCGCTGATCGACCCGATGACGCCCGACCGCAAGCGGCGCATGTTCGAGCTGCTGGTCCGGATGGGCTACAAGGAGATCGAGGTCGGCTTCCCTGCGGCCAGCCAGACCGACTACGACTTCGTCCGGCAGCTGATCGAGGACGACCTCGTACCCGACGACGTCACGATCCAGGTGCTCACCCAGGCCCGTGACGAGCTGATCGAGCGCACCTTCGAGTCCCTGCACGGCGCCAAGCAGGCGATCGTCCACCTGTACAACTCCACCAGCACCCTGCAGCGGCGGGTCGTGTTCGGCTCCGACCGGGCCGGGATCGTCGACATCGCCGTCCACGGTGCCCAGGTGGTGCGCAAGCTCGCCGAGCAGATGAGCGACACCGAGATCCGCTTCGAGTACTCCCCCGAGTCGTTCACCGGCACCGAGCTCGACTTCGCCGTCGAGATCTGCAACGCGGTCACCGACGTCTGGGAGCCGACCCCGGAGCGGCCGACGATCCTCAACCTGCCCGCCACCGTCGAGATGGCCGAGCCGACCGTGTACGCCGACCAGGTCGAGTGGATGCACCGCAACCTGGGCCGGCGCGACGCCGTCGTCCTGTCCCTCCACCCGCACAACGACCGCGGCACCGCCGTCGCCGCCGCCGAGCTGGGGTACCGAGCCGGCGCCGACCGCATCGAGGGCTGCCTGTTCGGCAACGGCGAGCGCACCGGCAACGTCGACCTGGTGACCCTGGGCCTGAACCTGTTCAGCCAGGGCATCGACCCGCAGATCGACTTCTCCGACATCGACGAGATCCGCCGCACCGTCGAGTACTGCAACCAGCTGGGCGTGCACGAGCGGCACCCCTACGGCGGCGACCTCGTCTACACCGCGTTCTCGGGTTCCCACCAGGACGCGATCAACAAGGGCTTCAAGGCGCTCGAGGCCGACGCGCAGGCGGCCGGTGTCCCCGTCGAGCAGCAGGCGTGGGCCGTGCCGTACCTGCCGATCGACCCCAAGGACGTCGGCCGCAGCTACGAGGCCGTCATCCGGGTGAACAGCCAGTCCGGCAAGGGTGGCGTCGCCTACATCATGAAGACCGAGAACCACCTCGACCTGCCGCGCCGGCTGCAGATCGAGTTCAGCGCGGTCGTCCAGCGGCACACCGACGACGAGGGCGGGGAGGTCACCGCCGTGCAGATGTGGACCGCCTTCAGCAACGAGTACCTGCCCGACCCCGACGCACCGTGGGGCCGGTTCGCCCTGACCGGCCACCGGCACACCGCGCGCGGCGACTCCCTCGACGAGATGGTCGTGGAGTTGACCGACCGCGGCGTTCCGGTCACGGTCGAGGGCAGCGGCAACGGGCCGATCGCGGCGTTCGTCGACGCGCTCCGGTCCCTCGACGTCGACGTCCGCGTCCTCGACTACGCCGAGCACGCGATGTCGGCCGGCGGTGACGCCCGCGCCGCCGCCTACGTCGAGTGCGCCGTCGGCGAGCGCGTCCTGTGGGGTGTGGGCATCGACCCCAACATCGTCAGCGCCTCGCTGCGGGCGGTCGTCTCCGCGGTCAACCGGGCACAGCGCTAG
- a CDS encoding helix-turn-helix transcriptional regulator: MAASGFDLPGLLRRIRRSADLSQRELAARIGTSKSAIAAAETGAAGLDARVLAAAAQLGGLRVALLDGQGDEVGGMDPDAVRDRGGRRFPAHLDTVLSEERSWRWDHRPHLSRPTYTFDRRLPWDDADCRTTVRPDDHLLPQAGDTPEERAAARRAEQWRRRREELERRFLAGELRDLADPFTCTCPAGCDELDDGGGRPVHTDDCPCRCDMG; the protein is encoded by the coding sequence GTGGCCGCCTCCGGCTTCGACCTTCCCGGGCTGCTCAGGCGGATCCGCCGGTCGGCCGATCTCTCGCAACGTGAGCTCGCCGCCCGGATCGGCACGTCGAAGTCCGCGATCGCTGCAGCCGAGACCGGCGCCGCGGGGCTCGACGCCCGGGTGCTCGCCGCCGCTGCCCAGCTCGGGGGGCTGCGGGTCGCGCTGCTCGACGGGCAGGGGGACGAGGTGGGCGGCATGGATCCCGATGCCGTGCGGGACCGTGGCGGCCGCCGCTTCCCGGCCCACCTGGACACCGTTCTCAGCGAAGAGCGCAGCTGGCGCTGGGACCACCGGCCGCACCTCTCCCGTCCGACGTACACCTTCGATCGACGGCTGCCGTGGGATGACGCCGACTGCCGCACCACGGTCCGGCCTGACGACCACCTGCTCCCGCAGGCCGGTGACACGCCGGAGGAGCGTGCCGCGGCACGCCGGGCGGAGCAGTGGCGACGGCGGCGGGAGGAGCTCGAACGCCGATTCCTGGCGGGCGAGCTGCGAGACCTGGCCGACCCGTTCACCTGCACCTGCCCGGCCGGGTGCGACGAGCTCGACGACGGGGGCGGCCGCCCGGTCCACACCGACGACTGCCCGTGTCGCTGCGACATGGGCTGA